GACCGGACCTCTCCTCCGCGCTGCGGTTCCTCAGCGAGCTGATCGCCTGGGTGGCCACGCCGTGGGCGCTCGCCCCGCACTCGGTGCCGCTGGCGGTCGCCTCGGTGGTCCTCCTCGTGGGGCTGCCGACCGTTTTCGCCACCCCCGGCGACAAGAACCACGTCCTGGTCCCCGTGCCCGGGGCGGTCACCATCGCGCTGGTGGGGTTGCAACTGGTCGCTGCGGCGGTCTCGGCCTGGTTCGCGTGGCCGTGGCCGGCCGCCCTGGTCGTGACCGCCGTGGCGCTGTCCACCGTGGTCACCGAGCTGCCGCGCTGGCGTCGGCTCGCCCCGCTCGGCCCCGAGGGCCGGCCCTCGCACCGACCTGCCTAACCCGCCCGCGGCCGGCGACTACCTCGCCGGCCGGGCCGAGCGGGAGCTGTGCCAGCGGGCCCACCGACGGGCGGCGAGCCGACCGCGCGTCGGCGGACCGGGCCGGGCGGCGTCAGGCCACCCGGCGGATGCTGCCCGCCGGCGGGGCCGGCACGGCGTCCGGGTGCAGGATCCCCGCGATCGCCTCGACCCCGTCGACCAGCCGGGGTCCGGCCCGCACGATCAGCCCGTCCGCGTCGACGGCCCAGACCTCCGCGTCAGGGAAGTGCGGGACCACCGCCGCGGCCTGCTCGGCCGCCCCGTCGAGGTGGAAGCCGCACGGGGTGACCAGCACGACCTCCGGCGCCGCCGCCCGCAGCGCCGCCCAGGTGGTGGGTGTCGATCGGGCGCCGGGGTGGGTGGCCACCGGCTTGCCGCCGGCGGCCCGGACCTGGTCTGGGATCCAGTGACCGGCGCCGAACGGCGGGTCCACCCACTCCACCACCGCGACCCGGCGCCGGGCCCGGCCGGCCACCGCCGCGCTGACCCCGGCCAGCCGCGCCCGCAGGCCGTCCACCAGGGCCTCCGCCCGATCCGGTACGTGGGCCGCCGCCCCGACCGCGAGGATGGTGCCGAGCACCTCCTCCAGGGTGTACGGGTCCAGCGACAGCACGTCAGCCCGGCAGCCGAGGTGGTCCACGGCGTCGGCGACCCGCCCGGCGGGCAGGGCGCAGACCCGGCACAGGTCCTGGGTGAGGATCAGGTCGGGGTCGAGCCCGGCGAGCGCGCCCGCGTGCAGGGTGTAGAGGTCGGCACCCGCGGCGAGCTGCCCCTTGACGTACGCGTCGATCTCGCCGGGGCTCATGCCCCGGGTGTCCCGGCCGCCCACGACGACGGTCTTGCCGGCCCGGTCGGCCGCCGGCACCTCGCACTCGAAGGTCACCCCGACCAGGTCCTCGGCGAGGCCCAGGGCGTAGACGATCTCGGTGGCGGACGGCAGCAGGGAGACCAGGCGCATCCCGCCATCCTGCCCGCCCGCGCCCCGCGCCCCGCACCGACCCGGCAGTTGCCCGATCCGGCCTCCGCGCCAGGGCACGGCGATAGGCTGGGGCGGCGCCGGAAGAGCACGGACGCGTCGGTCGTCGCCGCTGCACGGGTCGCCGCGGTCCACCTCGGGCCGCCCGCCCCGACGGCGATCTCGCGGGAGGCGGTGCGGTGTCGGATCCCATCGGAGCGTCCTTCGACCGGCTCGCCGGCGGTGGGTACGAGCGCCTGCTGCGCAAGACCGCCGGCACCGTCCGGTTCGAGCTGGTGGGCGACGACGGGCTCGACCTCTGGCACCTGACCATCGCCGACGGGCGGGTCGCGGTGTCCCGGGAGGCGGGCGCGGCGGACGCGGTGACCCGTACCGACCGGGCCTTCTTCGCCCGGATGGCGCGGGGCGAGGCGAAACCGCCGCCGGCCCGGCTGCGCAACGACATCACCACCGAGGGCAGTTCCGCTACGTCGTCCTGCTGGAGCGGCTCTTCGCCGCGCCGCAGAGAGCCCGGCACCCGCGCGCCCTGGCCGGCGACCGCCGGGAGCGGGCGTGAAGTCGAGCCTGGTCCGGGTGCTGGACGGCAACATCTTCGTGCTCAGCGAGGACAACGGCGACATCGAGGCGAGCATCGCCAACCCGTGCGGCTTCTTCGACTTCGACACCCGCTTTCTGTCGCTGTGGCACAGGGTTGAACGACGGCAGTACGCACTCCTGGACCGGTCGCCGCAAGCGGCCCGGCCTGGGGAAGGGGCCAACGGCCTTGCTCCTCGACCAGGTGGTCGACACCGCCAGCAGTTGAGTTCGCTGTGCGCGTCGAGACTCGACGCGCACAGCGACGTCAGCGAGGCAGCTCAGCACGAGAATCGGGCTCGCCGACACAAGGCGGCGCATGGGCCTGGGCGGCACCAATAATCCTGCGTGGGTCGTGGCGATTGGCCGATGCGCTGCCGACCCTGCCAACTGTGGCCACCGAACGACCCAATGGCGACTGCGGGGGAGGGGAAGCGCCCGCTGGCGACCGGGCCGGTCACCAGCGGGCGCTCGTGCGTTACCGCTCGAGGGAGTGGGTCGCCACACCGCGCCCCGTCTCGAGCGCCCCGAGCAGCATCGGCAGCGACCGGTGCAGCTCCCGCTGCCAGTACGGCCAGCTGTGCGTGCCGGGGCCGTAGAAGTCGGTCGTGACGGAAACGCCGAGTTCGCGCAGCTGGGCGACGAAGTCGAGGTTCTCCTGGTGGATGAGCGCCTCCAGACTGTTGGTCTGGCCCGGCGGGTCGAATGGTCCGCCGGCCGTGCCATCGCCGGTGGCCACGAAGAGCGCTGTGTGCCGCAGCTGCTTCGCCAGGTAGTACGGGTCGTGGTCCTGCCAGATGTCCCGTTGCGCGACCGGGTCGCCCCACAGTGCGTACGGGTCCAGCCCGGTGCGCCCGAAGAACGGCAGCCAGTAAGACGGGTCCTTCAGCGGGTGCACGACCCCGCTGAACGAGGCTGCCGCGCGGAACATGCCCGGGTTGCGGGCCGCGTACGACATCGCCCCGAAGCCGCCCATGGACAGGCCGGCGATGGCGCGCTTCGGGCCCGCGCCGTACCCGCGCTCGATGATCTGCCGCACCTCGGTCAGGTGGAACCTCTCCCAGGCCGGGGCGCCGCCCTGACCGCCGTTCCACCAGTCGCTGTACCAGCCGGCGGCACCGGCCTCCGGCATCACGACCAGGACGTTCCGGAGTTCCGGGATGCTCGCCACGTCGGTGGAGCGGGTCCAGCTGACGTATGAGTCGCAGCAGCCGTGCAGCAGGTAGAGCACGGGCCAGTGATCCCCGGGCGCCCGCTGCTCCCACCCGTCGGGCGTCAGCAGCCGTACTTTGGCGGCGGTGCCGAGTGCTGGCGACTGGATCGTCAGGTCGACCAGGCGTGGCCCGACGGCCGTCTCTTCGGCCAGGTACGCGCCGTCGGAGGCGTGGATGGGCGCGGGGGCGGCGACGCCGGCCGCCGCCGAGTCGGGGGCCGCGACGGCGGCGGGTCCGGCCACCCCGGCCAACGCGAGCCCGATCGCCACGGCGGCGCTGATCGCCGACAATCTCCTCATGACTCCTCCTCTGTGACCGCGGGGCAGGCTTCGCCGCGCGGCCCTTCATGGTCCGGGCGGAACGATTCTGATCGTTTCCTGCGGGTGGCGGGAGGCAAAGCTGTCACTGTCGGCCAGCGGCCAGCGGACGGGCGTGAGCGGTGATCGGCAGGTGGTGCGCGGCGAGTGGTCCCGGCGGCGACTCGATGCGTGACGTCCTCAGCGCTGCGGCGCAGCGATCGCACCACCGCCACGCTCGGCTACCAGACGGACCAGCTGGCGGAACTGGGCGGGCTGCAGCCCGGTGAACGGAAAGATCCACTCAAGGTGGGCTGCGGTGATCACCTGCACCCAGGCATCCTGACCGATCATCCTCAACGGACAGACATCGGGGTTACGAGACGTCCCTTACGTGGAGATCAGGGTCGCCCACGGCCGTACGTCGGCCGGGTGGACCACAGGCGCAGCTCCAGCCGGGCGGCAAGGTCGGGCGCGGTGGGCTCCAGGGCGCCGAACGCGAGGCGCAGAGCACTCGGCACGACACCGCTGATAGGACGAACGGTCGCGCTTTTTCCGAAACCACTGCGGTCATGGCCATCTCCTTTGCGGGGTTCGGTACCGCCGGGCGGCGTTGATCTGGCGCCACCCGCCGCCGTAATGGGCCCGGTATGGTCCATGCGGCGCATTCCAACCAACCGCCTCCCAACCAGTTGATCAGCGCGCCGACCTGCGGAACCCGATCCCGAGATCACTCGGGATGATTCGCCGTGCGCCGGCCGACGGCGAACGGCGAGGTCACCCCCCGGTATGCCACATGCAGCACCATGCCCTGTTTGGCGTGCGGCAGGTTGTGACAGTGGTCGAGCCAGATCCCCGGGTTGTCGGCCCGGAACGCGACCTGCCACACCTCGCCGGGCAGCACATCGAACGTGTCCAGCCAGAGCGGACTACCGGTCACCGGGCGACCGTTGCGGGACAGCACCAGCACGTGGTGGCCGTGCAGGTGCATCGGATGGCTTTCGGTGCCGCGGTTGACCACCGTGGTGCGCACCTC
Above is a window of Micromonospora coriariae DNA encoding:
- a CDS encoding ABC transporter substrate-binding protein; translation: MRLVSLLPSATEIVYALGLAEDLVGVTFECEVPAADRAGKTVVVGGRDTRGMSPGEIDAYVKGQLAAGADLYTLHAGALAGLDPDLILTQDLCRVCALPAGRVADAVDHLGCRADVLSLDPYTLEEVLGTILAVGAAAHVPDRAEALVDGLRARLAGVSAAVAGRARRRVAVVEWVDPPFGAGHWIPDQVRAAGGKPVATHPGARSTPTTWAALRAAAPEVVLVTPCGFHLDGAAEQAAAVVPHFPDAEVWAVDADGLIVRAGPRLVDGVEAIAGILHPDAVPAPPAGSIRRVA
- a CDS encoding SCP2 sterol-binding domain-containing protein codes for the protein MSDPIGASFDRLAGGGYERLLRKTAGTVRFELVGDDGLDLWHLTIADGRVAVSREAGAADAVTRTDRAFFARMARGEAKPPPARLRNDITTEGSSATSSCWSGSSPRRREPGTRAPWPATAGSGREVEPGPGAGRQHLRAQRGQRRHRGEHRQPVRLLRLRHPLSVAVAQG
- a CDS encoding glycogen debranching N-terminal domain-containing protein; amino-acid sequence: MLSEDNGDIEASIANPCGFFDFDTRFLSLWHRVERRQYALLDRSPQAARPGEGANGLAPRPGGRHRQQLSSLCASRLDAHSDVSEAAQHENRARRHKAAHGPGRHQ
- a CDS encoding alpha/beta hydrolase encodes the protein MRRLSAISAAVAIGLALAGVAGPAAVAAPDSAAAGVAAPAPIHASDGAYLAEETAVGPRLVDLTIQSPALGTAAKVRLLTPDGWEQRAPGDHWPVLYLLHGCCDSYVSWTRSTDVASIPELRNVLVVMPEAGAAGWYSDWWNGGQGGAPAWERFHLTEVRQIIERGYGAGPKRAIAGLSMGGFGAMSYAARNPGMFRAAASFSGVVHPLKDPSYWLPFFGRTGLDPYALWGDPVAQRDIWQDHDPYYLAKQLRHTALFVATGDGTAGGPFDPPGQTNSLEALIHQENLDFVAQLRELGVSVTTDFYGPGTHSWPYWQRELHRSLPMLLGALETGRGVATHSLER